The Paramixta manurensis region ATTTCTGACCTGGTTACTGTGGTTAATGAACGCCAATGACCGTGAAATCATGTTCCGCGTGCAACCAGCGATTATTAGCGAGTTTCATTTATCCGGTGTGCAGTGGGGCTATCTGGTCAGCGCTTTTTTCCTCGCTTACGCGTTGGTTGCGCTCCCGGCGGGCATCCTTGCCGATAAGTTGGGGCGCGGTTGGAAGCGTAAACGCAGCCAGTGCTGGTATATGGTAATTTTTACTACCCTCTCTATTTTGGTCGGGATTAAAGCGACCTGCCTGCATCTGTGGCAGTTTGTTTTGTGGCGCGTGCTGGGCATGGGCGCGGCTGGCGGGGCGGAAGTCACCAATGTGGCGCAGTGTTCAGAATACTGGCCGCGTGAGCATCGCGGGTTTGCTTTGGGCCTTCACCATACTGGCTATCCGGTTGGCGCGTTGCTGGGCGGCCTGGCCGCGAGCTGGATCTTAACGGCGTTTGGGAGTGAGAGCTGGCGGCTGGTGTTTTTATTGACGCCGATTATCGGCTATTTGCTGGCGTTAGCGCTGTGGATGTACGCCACGCCGGTCACCTGGCAGCAGGTTAATGATTATGCGCGCCAGCAGGGGATGACGCCGCCGGATGCGGAGCAGAGCGAATCGCAAACCTTACGCCAGCAACTGACCGAAACACGTCAGGTGTTGGGAAACCGCCACGTGTTATTGACGGTGATCGGTTCGGGATTAATTACCTTTTCGCAAACGCTTGGGCTGTGGTTTCTGGCGCCTTACGTGGTGTTTACCATGCATCAGCACGATACGTTTGGCGCGATTATTGGCGTGGTGCCCTATATTACCGGCTGGTTTGGTCAACTGCTGTTTGGCTACATCTCCGATTATATTGGCCGTCGCAAAACGCTGATATTTCTCTCGCTGTGGTATGCCATCTGCGTGTTTGCGCTGATCTTCATTTCCGGCGTCAGTATGCTGTGGGTCATTTTGCTGCTGTGGGGGCTGGGTCTTAACGCCGTGTTCCCGGTGTATTACGCCATGATGGCCGATCATGCGCCAAAAGCCTCCGGCTCAGCGATGGGGCTGCTGTTGATGTTGACGTTTCTCGGCACGCTACCTGCCTCGCCGCTGGCCGGTTGGCTGATTGACCATTTTGGCGGCTG contains the following coding sequences:
- a CDS encoding MFS transporter; this translates as MSGFRLPKGARASWIMLFLTWLLWLMNANDREIMFRVQPAIISEFHLSGVQWGYLVSAFFLAYALVALPAGILADKLGRGWKRKRSQCWYMVIFTTLSILVGIKATCLHLWQFVLWRVLGMGAAGGAEVTNVAQCSEYWPREHRGFALGLHHTGYPVGALLGGLAASWILTAFGSESWRLVFLLTPIIGYLLALALWMYATPVTWQQVNDYARQQGMTPPDAEQSESQTLRQQLTETRQVLGNRHVLLTVIGSGLITFSQTLGLWFLAPYVVFTMHQHDTFGAIIGVVPYITGWFGQLLFGYISDYIGRRKTLIFLSLWYAICVFALIFISGVSMLWVILLLWGLGLNAVFPVYYAMMADHAPKASGSAMGLLLMLTFLGTLPASPLAGWLIDHFGGWNHAGGYLAGFAVGSAAALLAAILQFFTRDKAPERAAG